A single Brassica rapa cultivar Chiifu-401-42 chromosome A04, CAAS_Brap_v3.01, whole genome shotgun sequence DNA region contains:
- the LOC103864324 gene encoding PLAT domain-containing protein 2 — translation MARRDVLFLSVLLILATVFSISSADDEPDCVYTFYLRTGSIWKAGTESIISARIYDKYGDYIGIRNLEAWGGLMGPGYNYFERGNLDIFSGRAPCLPSPVCSLNLTSDGSGDHHGWYVNYVEVTTAGVHATCSQQSFEVEQWLATDTSPYELTAVRNNCAVSLRESVGRVGSEIRKTLSWIV, via the exons ATGGCTCGCCGTGACGTTCTTTTTCTCTCCGTCCTCCTCATCCTCGCCACCGTCTTCTCCATCTCATCAGCC GACGATGAACCTGATTGTGTCTACACATTCTACCTCCGAACCGGTTCCATTTGGAAAGCCGGCACTGAGTCGATCATAAGCGCTAGGATCTACGACAAGTACGGAGACTACATAGGGATCCGAAACCTAGAGGCATGGGGTGGGTTAATGGGACCAGGTTACAACTACTTCGAGAGGGGTAATCTCGACATTTTCAGTGGGAGAGCGCCTTGTCTTCCGAGCCCAGTCTGTTCGTTGAATCTTACCTCCGACGGCTCCGGCGACCACCACGGTTGGTATGTCAACTACGTGGAGGTCACGACGGCTGGAGTTCACGCTACGTGCTCTCAGCAAAGCTTCGAAGTTGAGCAATGGCTTGCGACTGATACGTCGCCGTATGAGCTCACCGCTGTAAGGAATAACTGCGCGGTATCGCTGAGGGAGAGTGTCGGTCGCGTCGGGTCTGAGATCCGGAAGACTCTCTCTTGGATCGTATGA
- the LOC103864325 gene encoding NDR1/HIN1-like protein 13, whose amino-acid sequence MEGPRLPPSATFHESDDDKSDDPPSAWHRPTSSLSALPSQDPPPHHWRNHSLNLSPILATPPRSLPPPHSIPELETYVVQVPRDQVYWTPPPEHAKYVEERRNNPEKNKKNGCSKRLMWFFIILIFFGFIIGAITLILHFVFNPTLPVFAVERLTVKPSNIEITLRAENPTSNMGVSYMMEKTGMISLTYKNKSLGRGKFPKMSQAASGSDNVNVKLNGSTKNAVMPPRGSKQPVSLVLMMELKADYEAGPLKKNKEVVVTCDVKVKGLLDAKKVEIVSENCESEFKN is encoded by the coding sequence ATGGAGGGGCCACGGCTTCCTCCTTCCGCCACCTTCCATGAATCTGACGATGACAAATCCGACGATCCTCCTTCCGCCTGGCACCGTCCAACCTCGAGTCTCTCCGCATTGCCCTCTCAAGATCCTCCACCACACCATTGGCGTAatcattctcttaatctctctccAATCCTGGCCACACCTCCACGGTCTCTCCCTCCTCCCCATTCAATCCCAGAGCTAGAGACTTACGTTGTCCAGGTACCGAGAGATCAAGTCTATTGGACTCCTCCTCCTGAACACGCAAAATACGTCGAAGAACGCCGTAATAACCCggagaaaaacaaaaagaatggGTGCTCTAAACGTCTTATGTGGTTCTTTATCATCTTGATCTTTTTTGGATTCATCATTGGTGCAATCACCCTTATCCTTCATTTCGTTTTCAACCCCACTCTTCCAGTTTTCGCAGTCGAGAGATTAACGGTAAAACCTAGTAATATCGAGATCACGTTGAGAGCCGAGAATCCGACGTCTAACATGGGGGTAAGCTATATGATGGAAAAAACCGGTATGATTTCATTAACGTACAAGAACAAGAGCCTGGGACGCGGGAAATTCCCAAAGATGTCCCAAGCGGCGTCTGGATCTGACAACGTCAATGTAAAGCTCAATGGGTCGACCAAGAACGCCGTTATGCCACCTCGGGGATCGAAACAACCGGTGAGTTTGGTGCTGATGATGGAGCTTAAGGCGGACTATGAAGCAGGACCATTGAAAAAGAACAAGGAAGTGGTGGTGACTTGTGATGTTAAGGTTAAGGGGTTATTAGATGCCAAGAAGGTCGAGATTGTGTCGGAGAATTGTGAGAGTGAGTTCAAGAACTGA
- the LOC117133393 gene encoding uncharacterized protein LOC117133393 produces MVLIYVKSGEWMCSRGDDWSFVVDKERRGRMVTLATTTTLKQLKIMVCEDYGVDHNAINAEFSYSLLNQKGNPPIIITNNRQASNFVGYAKRESSTTLCVMFSVSGVNQKERVHIDLNKEPCDSSNVEDEEVPEINRAEFVKPSKESFVKRTNHVAADGCGPLRSENIELCQNNGDSDKDGRAWRGDFVKKDQIFTSKGVLKATMEILAMKNNFDYTIIKSTRKWWYIRCKDALCNWTGRAEGIDGSTYFMINQYDGRHSCAPSKKRKFGKTASARTIGTLIQHRFDDANDGPKPNDIIQFMRMEHSCEITYWHAWEAREFAIAAARGIPDRSYSKIPAYLHMIKEANPGTHTHYETNEKGRFMYLFMSFGQSVRGFYNAMRRVIVVDGTFLKNKYKGTLLVATAVDGNSNLYPIAFGVVDSENDDSWGWFFRQLKVVIADCQDLAFVSDRNASISKAIGTVYPRSAHGICIHHLLTNVVSFFKTKGLTALVEKASRAYRYTEFQERITEIFDMSPELGRYLREADVRKWARSLFPGSRYDIRTTNPAESINSVLRIPREYPVIPLLDSIRELLTRWFYERRLLSSKHLDPLTAKVERKIDRRIVKAKGFQVYKVDNFRSVVKGDIYDCHVDLERRTCTCGKYDIGKIPCRHAIPAIYSRGMEVHRFTDALYSTAAWRTAYADSINPIAVVESEWNVPAEVKLAKVLPPKTRKSAGRPVKRRYESVEDKIASSQGSKKNKKHKCSRCGTEGHKRGTCDLPI; encoded by the exons ATGGTTCTAATCTATGTCAAATCGGGTGAATGGATGTGTAGTCGCGGTGATGACTGGAGTTTCGTGGTAGACAAAGAAAGGCGTGGTCGAATGGTAACATTAGCAACTACTACTACGTTGAAGCAGCTCAAGATAATGGTGTGTGAGGATTATGGGGTGGACCATAATGCCATTAATGCCGAGTTCAGTTATTCGTTGTTGAATCAAAAAGGGAATCCTCCTATTATTATCACCAATAATCGGCAAGCATCTAATTTTGTGGGCTATGCAAAGAGGGAATCGTCTACTACCTTGTGTGTGATGTTCTCTGTTTCTGGTGTAAATCAAAAGGAACGAGTCCATATCGATTTGAATAAGGAGCCTTGTGATTCAAGTAatgttgaggatgaagaagttcCTGAGATAAATCGAGCAGAGTTTGTCAAGCCGTCAAAGGAGTCTTTTGTTAAAAGAACGAATCATGTCGCTGCAGATGGTTGCGGTCCTTTAAGGAGTGAAAACATTGAACTTTGTCAAAACAATGGAGACAGTGATAAGGATGGTCGAGCTTGGAGAGGAGACTTCGTGAAGAAGGATCAAATTTTCACAAGTAAAGGGGTTCTGAAGGCAACAATGGAAATTTTGGCGATGAAGAATAATTTCGATTACACTATTATCAAATCCACGAGAAAATGGTGGTATATTCGATGTAAGGATGCATTGTGCAACTGGACTGGGCGTGCAGAAGGAATAGATGGGTCTACATATTTCATGATCAACCAATATGATGGAAGACATTCATGTGCTCCTTCAAAGAAAAGGAAATTCGGAAAAACAGCATCAGCAAGAACAATTGGGACTCTGATACAACATCGATTTGATGATGCAAACGATGGCCCAAAACCGAATGACATCATTCAATTTATGAGAATGGAGCATAGTTGTGAGATTACTTATTGGCACGCTTGGGAAGCTCGTGAGTTTGCTATTGCAGCTGCTAGAGGTATACCAGATCGCAGTTACTCTAAAATACCAGCATATTTGCATATGATTAAAGAAGCAAATCCTGGTACGCATACTCACTATGAAACTAATGAGAAGGGAAGATTCATGTATCTATTTATGTCATTTGGGCAATCAGTTAGAGGATTCTACAATGCAATGCGAAGGGTGATTGTCGTTGACGGAACttttctgaaaaataaatacaaagggACACTTCTTGTTGCTACTGCTGTAGATGGTAACTCTAATTTGTATCCGATTGCATTTGGGGTTGTTGATTCAGAGAATGACGATTCATGGGGGTGGTTCTTCAGACAGTTGAAAGTGGTTATTGCTGATTGTCAAGACCTAGCTTTTGTCTCAGATAGAAATGCGTCTATTTCTAAAGCTATTGGGACTGTCTACCCTCGATCAGCACATGGAATTTGCATTCATCACTTATTGACCAATGTGGTCTCATTTTTCAAGACAAAAGGATTGACTGCGTTGGTGGAAAAGGCTTCACGGGCATATAGATACACTGAATTTCAAGAACGTATCACCGAAATTTTTGATATGAGTCCTGAGCTTGGAAGATATCTACGGGAGGCTGATGTGCGCAAATGGGCTCGTTCTCTCTTCCCTGGCTCCAGGTATGACATTAGGACCACGAACCCTGCAGAGTCTATAAATTCAGTTCTTAGAATACCTAGAGAATATCCGGTTATTCCTTTGCTTGATAGTATAAGAGAACTGTTGACTCGATGGTTCTATGAGCGTCGCTTGTTAAGCTCAAAGCATCTAGATCCTTTAACCGCTAAGGTGGAGAGAAAGATTGATAGGAGAATTGTGAAGGCAAAAGGATTCCAGGTTTACAAGGTTGACAACTTCAGATCGGTTGTAAAAGGAGACATATATGATTGTCATGTTGATTTGGAAAGAAGAACATGCACATGTGGTAAGTATGATATAGGAAAAATTCCTTGCCGACACGCCATTCCTGCAATTTATTCACGAG GTATGGAAGTGCACAGATTCACTGACGCCTTATACAGCACTGCAGCGTGGAGAACCGCCTATGCAGATTCCATTAATCCAATAGCAGTTGTAGAGTCAGAATGGAATGTCCCTGCTGAGGTTAAACTTGCAAAGGTTTTACCACCAAAGACAAGAAAGAGTGCTGGTCGACCAGTAAAGAGAAGGTatgaatcagtagaagacaagATCGCATCTTCTCAAGGatcaaagaagaataaaaagcaTAAGTGTAGCCGTTGTGGAACTGAAGGACACAAGAGAGGAACATGCGATTTACCCATCTAG